A part of Vigna radiata var. radiata cultivar VC1973A chromosome 11, Vradiata_ver6, whole genome shotgun sequence genomic DNA contains:
- the LOC106776338 gene encoding homeobox protein knotted-1-like 6 isoform X2, producing MDEMYGVPDYADKPLMTPENLIFPPDYPAFLTAARIPIFGSDDLFSGEPSAASASPAGIPRHQDDDVATTVMKAKIASHPHYPRLLQAYIDCQKVGAPPEIARLLEEIRRENDLCKSDVVSTCFGADPELDEFMETYCDMLVKYKSDLARPFDEATTFLNKIEMQLSHLCTGASVSTVSDEDLSTGDGDGQDGQSKGEDRELKDRLLRKFGSHIGTLKLEFSKKKKKGKLPKEARQTLLQWWNVHYKWPYPTEADKIELAKSTGLDQKQINNWFINQRKRHWKPSENMQFSMMENLNGRFLGDE from the exons ATGGATGAAATGTACGGAGTGCCGGACTACGCCGACAAGCCACTCATGACTCCGGAGAATCTGATTTTCCCTCCGGACTACCCCGCCTTCCTCACAGCCGCCCGGATTCCTATCTTCGGATCCGACGACCTCTTCTCCGGCGAGCCTTCCGCCGCTTCCGCCTCTCCTGCTGGAATTCCGCGCCACCAGGACGATGACGTCGCAACCACTGTCATGAAGGCAAAAATCGCCTCCCACCCTCACTACCCTCGCCTTCTCCAAGCTTACATCGATTGCCAGAAg gTTGGGGCGCCTCCGGAAATCGCGCGTCTGTTGGAGGAAATCCGGCGAGAAAATGACCTGTGCAAGAGCGACGTTGTTTCCACGTGCTTTGGAGCCGATCCCGAGCTCGACGAGTTCATG GAAACCTACTGCGACATGCTCGTGAAGTATAAATCCGACTTGGCTCGCCCCTTTGACGAAGCAACCACTTTCCTCAACAAGATCGAAATGCAGCTAAGCCATCTCTGCACTGGCGCTTCTGTTTCCACCGTTTCTG ACGAAGATTTGAGTACAGGAGATGGTGATGGGCAAGATGGGCAATCAAAGGGTGAAGATCGTGAACTGAAGGATAGACTCTTACGGAAGTTTGGGAGTCACATTGGTACTTTGAAACTGGagttttcaaaaaagaaaaagaaaggtaaacTTCCGAAGGAAGCAAGACAAACATTGCTTCAGTGGTGGAATGTTCACTACAAATGGCCTTACCCTACG GAAGCTGATAAGATTGAACTGGCTAAGTCAACAGGGCTAGATCAGAAGCAAATTAACAATTGGTTTATTAACCAAAGAAAACGTCATTGGAAACCATCCGAGAATATGCAGTTTTCCATGATGGAAAATCTTAACGGACGGTTCCTTGGTGATGAATGA
- the LOC106776338 gene encoding homeobox protein knotted-1-like 6 isoform X1, with amino-acid sequence MDEMYGVPDYADKPLMTPENLIFPPDYPAFLTAARIPIFGSDDLFSGEPSAASASPAGIPRHQDDDVATTVMKAKIASHPHYPRLLQAYIDCQKVGAPPEIARLLEEIRRENDLCKSDVVSTCFGADPELDEFMETYCDMLVKYKSDLARPFDEATTFLNKIEMQLSHLCTGASVSTVSDDGGVSSDEDLSTGDGDGQDGQSKGEDRELKDRLLRKFGSHIGTLKLEFSKKKKKGKLPKEARQTLLQWWNVHYKWPYPTEADKIELAKSTGLDQKQINNWFINQRKRHWKPSENMQFSMMENLNGRFLGDE; translated from the exons ATGGATGAAATGTACGGAGTGCCGGACTACGCCGACAAGCCACTCATGACTCCGGAGAATCTGATTTTCCCTCCGGACTACCCCGCCTTCCTCACAGCCGCCCGGATTCCTATCTTCGGATCCGACGACCTCTTCTCCGGCGAGCCTTCCGCCGCTTCCGCCTCTCCTGCTGGAATTCCGCGCCACCAGGACGATGACGTCGCAACCACTGTCATGAAGGCAAAAATCGCCTCCCACCCTCACTACCCTCGCCTTCTCCAAGCTTACATCGATTGCCAGAAg gTTGGGGCGCCTCCGGAAATCGCGCGTCTGTTGGAGGAAATCCGGCGAGAAAATGACCTGTGCAAGAGCGACGTTGTTTCCACGTGCTTTGGAGCCGATCCCGAGCTCGACGAGTTCATG GAAACCTACTGCGACATGCTCGTGAAGTATAAATCCGACTTGGCTCGCCCCTTTGACGAAGCAACCACTTTCCTCAACAAGATCGAAATGCAGCTAAGCCATCTCTGCACTGGCGCTTCTGTTTCCACCGTTTCTG ATGATGGTGGTGTGTCTTCAGACGAAGATTTGAGTACAGGAGATGGTGATGGGCAAGATGGGCAATCAAAGGGTGAAGATCGTGAACTGAAGGATAGACTCTTACGGAAGTTTGGGAGTCACATTGGTACTTTGAAACTGGagttttcaaaaaagaaaaagaaaggtaaacTTCCGAAGGAAGCAAGACAAACATTGCTTCAGTGGTGGAATGTTCACTACAAATGGCCTTACCCTACG GAAGCTGATAAGATTGAACTGGCTAAGTCAACAGGGCTAGATCAGAAGCAAATTAACAATTGGTTTATTAACCAAAGAAAACGTCATTGGAAACCATCCGAGAATATGCAGTTTTCCATGATGGAAAATCTTAACGGACGGTTCCTTGGTGATGAATGA